One window of Gemmatimonadaceae bacterium genomic DNA carries:
- a CDS encoding ABC transporter permease: protein MAKLWAIIKREYLERVRTKWFIFATIFGPLFFGAMIIVPAVLAKRSKSTAEFTNTRILDATTTGIGQRIADVMSRGREPGSVPPQVVVLKPGELTQAESTATRQVMARQLSGYLVADSRTIGGEEASYSGRNATSLGDMERLRAAVKEALLAQRLTNAGIDSSKVTALTFIPLRLNSERITDKGRGGSGTVSIIFAGAIAFLLYMSIVLYGQNVLRGVLEEKTTRVAEVVVSSVPPETLLAGKILGVGAVGLTQQILWVITTVIMFKLRQPILQKFGISTMPFALPEISIGLALLLLLFFVLGFIFYSSLYAAVGSSVNTEQEAQQAVQPMLILLVATAIFINPILLNPTSRLASVMSWLPFSAPIIMPLRLSLGSVPWYELVGTLIGLILACLGATWLAARIYRVGLLMYGKRPTMREMGRWISYSR from the coding sequence ATGGCTAAGCTCTGGGCGATCATCAAGCGCGAGTATCTCGAGCGCGTCCGCACGAAGTGGTTCATCTTCGCGACGATCTTCGGTCCGCTCTTCTTCGGGGCGATGATCATCGTTCCGGCGGTCCTGGCCAAGCGGTCGAAGTCGACCGCCGAGTTCACCAACACACGGATCCTCGACGCCACCACCACTGGCATCGGACAGCGCATCGCGGACGTGATGAGCCGCGGCCGCGAGCCGGGCTCCGTTCCTCCGCAGGTGGTGGTGCTCAAGCCAGGCGAGCTCACGCAGGCCGAGAGCACCGCGACCAGGCAGGTGATGGCGAGGCAGTTGAGCGGATATCTCGTCGCCGACAGCCGCACCATCGGTGGCGAGGAAGCGAGCTACTCCGGCCGAAACGCCACATCGCTCGGCGACATGGAACGGCTGCGGGCGGCCGTCAAGGAGGCGCTCCTGGCGCAGCGGCTCACCAACGCCGGAATCGATTCCAGCAAGGTAACCGCTCTGACGTTCATTCCACTCCGGCTCAACTCCGAGCGGATCACGGACAAGGGGCGCGGCGGATCGGGCACCGTGAGCATCATCTTCGCCGGCGCGATCGCCTTCCTGCTGTACATGTCCATCGTGCTGTACGGACAGAACGTCCTGCGCGGAGTGCTGGAGGAGAAGACGACCCGCGTGGCCGAAGTCGTGGTGTCGAGTGTGCCCCCGGAGACGCTGCTCGCGGGCAAGATCCTCGGCGTCGGTGCGGTGGGTCTCACCCAGCAGATACTGTGGGTGATCACCACCGTCATCATGTTCAAGCTGCGGCAGCCGATACTTCAGAAGTTCGGAATCAGCACCATGCCTTTCGCGCTCCCCGAGATCTCGATCGGACTCGCGCTGCTGCTGCTGCTGTTTTTCGTGCTTGGATTCATCTTCTATTCGTCGCTCTACGCGGCAGTCGGGTCGTCCGTGAACACCGAGCAGGAAGCGCAGCAGGCGGTGCAGCCAATGCTGATCCTGCTCGTGGCGACGGCGATCTTCATCAACCCCATTCTGCTCAATCCGACTTCGCGGCTGGCGAGCGTGATGTCGTGGCTTCCCTTCTCCGCGCCGATCATCATGCCGTTGCGCCTGAGTCTCGGGAGTGTGCCGTGGTACGAGCTGGTCGGCACGCTGATCGGGCTCATTCTCGCCTGCCTCGGCGCGACGTGGCTGGCCGCACGGATCTACCGGGTGGGGCTGCTGATGTACGGCAAGCGGCCGACGATGAGGGAGATGGGACGGTGGATTAGCTACTCTCGGTAA
- a CDS encoding BrxA/BrxB family bacilliredoxin, with protein MYDERIVTPMRQELTRLGVEEMRTPEEVDAKLKDARGTALVVVNSVCGCAARNARPAVAKALEHAVKPDALTTVFAGQDIQAVQRARSYFTGYPPSSPQIGLLKDGKLVFMLERHQIEGRTANEVAEDLVGAFDKYCEGTVAVQAMA; from the coding sequence ATGTACGATGAGAGAATTGTCACGCCGATGCGGCAGGAGCTCACGCGGCTCGGTGTCGAAGAGATGCGGACACCGGAAGAGGTGGACGCCAAGCTGAAGGATGCCAGGGGAACGGCGCTCGTAGTGGTCAACTCCGTCTGCGGCTGCGCTGCGCGCAACGCGCGCCCCGCCGTGGCGAAGGCACTCGAGCATGCAGTGAAGCCCGACGCGCTGACGACCGTTTTCGCCGGCCAGGATATACAGGCCGTGCAGCGGGCGCGCAGCTATTTCACCGGCTACCCGCCTTCCTCACCGCAGATCGGGCTTTTGAAGGACGGCAAGCTGGTGTTCATGCTCGAGCGCCATCAGATCGAAGGACGCACGGCGAACGAGGTCGCCGAGGATCTGGTCGGAGCCTTCGATAAGTACTGCGAGGGGACCGTGGCCGTACAGGCGATGGCCTGA